The Euphorbia lathyris chromosome 2, ddEupLath1.1, whole genome shotgun sequence genome includes a window with the following:
- the LOC136219389 gene encoding vesicle-associated membrane protein 721, translated as MGQQSLIYSFVARGTVILTEYTEFTGNFTSIASQCLQKLPASNNKFTYNCDGHTFNYLVENGFTYCVVAVESAGRQIPIAFLERVKDDFNKRYGGGKAGTAQANSLKREFGPKLKEHMQYCLDHPEEVNKLAKVKAQVSEVKGVMMENIEKVLDRGEKIELLVDKTENLRSQAQDFRQQGTKMRRKMWIQNMKMKLIVLGIIVALILIIVLSVCHGFNC; from the exons ATGGGGCAACAGTCTCTGATCTATAGCTTCGTCGCTCGAGGCACGGTCATTCTTACGGAATACACTGAGTTTACAGGAAATTTCACTAGCATCGCTTCTCAATGCCTTCAGAAACTCCCTGCTTCTAACAATAAATTCACCTACAACTGCGATGGCCACACCTTCAATTACCTTGTTGAAAATGGCTTCA CCTACTGTGTGGTTGCAGTTGAATCTGCTGGCAGGCAAATTCCAATTGCCTTTCTAGAGCGTGTTAAGGACGACTTCAACAAGAGATATGGTGGAGGAAAAGCTGGAACTGCTCAGGCCAATAGCCTGAAGAGAGAGTTTGG GCCCAAACTGAAGGAACACATGCAGTATTGTCTGGATCATCCTGAAGAAGTCAACAAACTTGCAAAAGTGAAGGCTCAGGTTTCTGAAGTTAAGGGTGTGATGATGGAAAATATTGAAAAG GTTCTCGACCGAGGTGAAAAGATTGAGTTGCTGGTGGATAAAACTGAGAATCTGCGCTCCCAG GCCCAAGATTTCAGACAACAGGGAACTAAGATGAGAAGGAAGATGTGGATTCAGAATATGAAGATGAAGTTGATTGTTTTGGGTATTATTGTTGCTTTGATTCTTATCATAGTGTTGTCTGTTTGTCATGGTTTCAACTGTTAA